A genomic segment from Deinococcus sp. YIM 77859 encodes:
- a CDS encoding butyrate kinase, producing the protein MIAHVINPGSSSVKLACADIQPSENAALPGQLRLTLTRTEVPLKGPPGERDLAALVQAVLEASADWPSPAAVVARGGWLGQVAAGTYRVTPELAEYALQQSRDGLGAALALHVGEARGVPALVVDPQSVNELLPEARVTGVRGLTREARFHALNARVVARRAAHEVGLRLQDARVVVAHLGATTSVTAFDRGRAIDTSGSGPDGGPMGALQAGPLPTSTLLQLAAGRPQADVLRQLSAESGFLALTGSANLKELEAREATDPAVQAATTAFVHQACKAIGEQCGALPARPDALALTGGAARWEAVVDRIERRLSWIAPVIIVPGELELEALAEGAGRVLLGLEPPRDWIPPHPAPEPLR; encoded by the coding sequence ATGATCGCGCACGTGATCAATCCCGGGTCCAGCAGCGTCAAGCTCGCCTGCGCCGATATCCAACCGAGTGAAAACGCGGCGCTGCCCGGCCAGCTTCGCCTGACCCTGACACGCACCGAGGTGCCCCTGAAGGGACCGCCGGGGGAGCGCGATCTGGCTGCCCTCGTCCAGGCGGTGCTGGAGGCGAGCGCCGACTGGCCCTCTCCTGCTGCCGTGGTGGCCCGGGGTGGCTGGTTGGGACAGGTGGCTGCGGGCACGTACCGGGTCACGCCGGAACTGGCCGAGTACGCCCTGCAGCAGAGCCGTGACGGCCTCGGCGCAGCGCTGGCGCTGCACGTTGGGGAGGCGCGCGGAGTCCCCGCCCTTGTGGTAGACCCGCAGAGCGTCAACGAGCTGCTGCCCGAAGCGCGCGTCACGGGTGTACGGGGGCTCACCCGTGAGGCACGCTTTCACGCCCTGAATGCGCGTGTGGTCGCCCGCCGCGCGGCCCACGAGGTTGGACTGCGCCTGCAAGACGCGCGCGTCGTCGTCGCGCACCTGGGGGCGACCACCAGCGTGACGGCCTTTGACCGGGGGCGGGCCATCGACACCAGCGGCAGCGGCCCGGACGGAGGCCCGATGGGCGCCCTGCAGGCCGGGCCGCTGCCGACCAGCACACTCTTGCAGCTGGCTGCCGGGCGTCCCCAGGCCGATGTGCTGCGCCAGCTCTCCGCTGAAAGCGGCTTTCTGGCCCTTACCGGCAGCGCGAACCTCAAAGAACTCGAAGCGCGTGAGGCCACCGACCCCGCCGTGCAGGCGGCGACCACCGCCTTTGTGCATCAGGCGTGCAAGGCGATCGGCGAGCAGTGTGGAGCACTTCCCGCTCGTCCGGACGCCCTGGCGCTGACCGGTGGCGCGGCCCGCTGGGAGGCGGTGGTTGACCGGATCGAGCGCCGCCTGAGCTGGATCGCCCCCGTGATCATCGTGCCCGGCGAACTGGAGCTAGAAGCCCTGGCCGAGGGCGCAGGCCGCGTGCTGCTGGGCCTCGAGCCACCCCGCGACTGGATTCCCCCTCACCCGGCTCCGGAGCCGCTCCGCTAG
- the hpf gene encoding ribosome hibernation-promoting factor, HPF/YfiA family: MHIYKLSGRNVDVTDAMRDYVQEKLSRLDRYSDQITDARVTLTVRDVRDAGRRNRVEVQLNVPHGIIRAEEHHADMYAAIDRASDVLERQLRKFKTRYMRQRQEPVPQPEPGLAETDVLSGADEAEFRPEIVRTKRFNLRPMSPEDAVAQMEALGHDFYVFKNMDTGGCGVVYRRRDGHYGLIEPS; encoded by the coding sequence GTGCATATCTACAAGCTGTCAGGCCGGAACGTGGACGTCACCGATGCGATGCGCGATTACGTACAGGAAAAGCTCTCGCGGCTCGATCGGTACAGTGACCAGATCACCGATGCCCGCGTGACGCTGACGGTTCGTGACGTGCGCGACGCCGGACGACGCAACCGCGTCGAGGTGCAGCTCAATGTGCCTCACGGCATCATCCGCGCCGAAGAACACCACGCTGACATGTACGCGGCGATCGACCGTGCCAGCGACGTGCTGGAGCGCCAGCTTCGCAAGTTCAAGACGCGCTACATGCGGCAGCGGCAGGAACCCGTGCCGCAGCCCGAGCCCGGCCTGGCCGAAACGGACGTGCTGAGCGGCGCAGACGAAGCCGAGTTTCGCCCCGAGATCGTCCGCACCAAGCGGTTTAACCTGCGGCCCATGAGCCCCGAAGACGCCGTGGCCCAGATGGAGGCGCTCGGCCATGATTTTTATGTCTTCAAGAACATGGACACGGGCGGCTGCGGTGTCGTCTACCGCCGCCGAGACGGGCACTACGGCCTGATAGAACCCAGCTGA
- a CDS encoding acyltransferase — protein sequence MSEASAPPAGSSRLTAIDTFRGLTILEVVGHHATGMGLRHAEVGSATHDVLLLLNRTLHFAVPAFVFLSALVLTRSLLKRFRPGRYFWRRLTRGGWPYLLWSALYALWYVWTGQRAPETLTDPERWRDWLLYGKASYHLYFLLVALEVYLLLPFLLPLARRRPSITAALLGGLLVQLGLYSLNREVLRLPFPASTVLWYALPISLGLAVGARLDEFTGWWRKRRWVLLPLLALVYAAYLPVAVAYVRGTPVTPVVYSGLSWTFTALVALALLGLAYRLERGARAGTVKRIIATLGTVSLPIYLLHPAFLQALERFRAPSGQPLELGLTVALYALIALVLPALIGRRLLGRRLGLLLFGR from the coding sequence ATGTCCGAAGCGTCCGCTCCTCCCGCCGGTTCCTCCCGCCTGACGGCCATCGACACCTTTCGGGGCCTCACGATCCTGGAGGTTGTGGGGCACCACGCCACCGGGATGGGCCTGCGGCACGCGGAGGTGGGGTCAGCCACGCATGACGTCCTGCTGCTTCTCAACCGAACGCTGCACTTTGCCGTGCCCGCTTTTGTCTTCCTGTCGGCCCTTGTCCTCACCCGCAGCCTGCTCAAAAGGTTTAGACCCGGACGCTACTTCTGGCGGCGGCTCACCCGTGGGGGGTGGCCCTACCTCCTGTGGAGTGCCCTGTACGCGCTGTGGTACGTGTGGACCGGGCAACGCGCTCCGGAGACGCTGACGGATCCGGAACGCTGGCGCGACTGGCTCCTGTACGGCAAGGCCAGCTACCACCTGTATTTTCTGTTGGTCGCGCTGGAAGTGTACCTGTTGTTGCCGTTCCTGCTGCCGCTGGCCCGGCGCAGGCCCAGCATCACGGCCGCGCTGCTCGGGGGGCTTCTGGTCCAGCTCGGTCTGTACTCCCTGAACCGAGAGGTGCTGCGCCTGCCCTTTCCGGCCAGCACCGTGCTGTGGTACGCGCTGCCGATCAGCCTGGGGCTGGCGGTCGGGGCGCGGCTGGACGAATTTACGGGGTGGTGGCGCAAGCGGCGCTGGGTTCTTCTCCCACTGTTGGCGCTGGTCTACGCGGCCTATCTGCCCGTTGCGGTCGCGTACGTGCGCGGTACGCCGGTCACGCCGGTCGTGTATAGCGGCCTGAGCTGGACCTTTACGGCGCTGGTCGCCCTGGCGCTGCTGGGCCTGGCGTACCGGCTGGAACGGGGGGCAAGGGCGGGGACCGTGAAGCGCATCATCGCGACGCTGGGTACCGTCAGCCTGCCCATCTATCTGCTGCACCCGGCCTTTCTCCAGGCCCTGGAACGTTTTCGGGCACCCAGCGGGCAGCCGCTCGAACTCGGGCTGACGGTGGCCCTCTACGCGCTCATCGCGCTGGTGCTTCCCGCCCTGATCGGACGACGGCTGCTGGGCCGGCGCCTAGGCCTGCTGCTGTTTGGCCGCTAG
- a CDS encoding ABC transporter ATP-binding protein: MPRTSILHVENLSRVYPSGEGTVTALSAFTHAFAPGLTAVVGPSGSGKSTLLNLLAGFDRPTTGRVVVDGTDLHALPEAVRADFRLAHYGFVFQNHNLMPILTAQENVELPLMLAGRPRRERRERARALLNSVGLAGRASHLPSQLSGGEAQRVAIARALAHDPRVLLADEPTGNLDTHTGRRVLDLLTRPAREGRTVILITHDRDVAALADHTLQVRDGVVTGAVHQE, translated from the coding sequence ATGCCGCGCACTTCCATTCTGCACGTGGAGAACCTCTCACGCGTCTACCCCAGCGGGGAGGGCACGGTCACGGCCCTGTCTGCCTTCACCCACGCCTTTGCGCCCGGTCTGACGGCGGTGGTTGGCCCCTCGGGCAGCGGCAAGAGCACGCTGCTCAATCTGCTGGCCGGCTTTGACCGGCCCACGACGGGGCGCGTCGTCGTGGACGGCACAGACCTGCACGCGCTGCCCGAGGCGGTGCGGGCGGACTTCCGGCTGGCCCACTACGGCTTTGTGTTCCAAAACCACAACCTGATGCCTATTTTGACGGCTCAGGAGAATGTCGAATTGCCCCTGATGCTGGCCGGGCGGCCCCGGCGCGAGCGGCGTGAGCGGGCCCGAGCACTGCTCAACAGCGTGGGGCTTGCTGGCCGCGCCTCACACCTGCCCTCGCAACTCTCGGGCGGGGAGGCCCAGCGGGTCGCCATCGCCCGCGCCCTGGCGCATGACCCGCGGGTACTGCTCGCCGACGAACCCACCGGAAACCTCGATACACACACCGGCAGGCGGGTCCTCGACCTGCTGACCAGGCCAGCCCGGGAGGGCCGCACCGTCATTCTCATCACCCATGACCGGGACGTAGCGGCGCTTGCTGACCACACCTTGCAGGTCCGGGACGGAGTGGTGACCGGCGCCGTCCACCAGGAATGA
- a CDS encoding ABC transporter permease produces MKGADLWALAWRGLLRRPVRTLLTALGITVAVASMVVFLSLGEGIRKVFTSELGGLGPDVQVSLNGLTQGFTPQPNLPESTAKDIQALAQELGIQSVTPVVMSVRGSLDVTQSVILYGLPAAQGVAAIFPQVRPEVGRLLTAEDEGREVALVGAKAAQNLHLKVGSVLNLNRRSRVKVVGVLAPESGLVDNFIFLPIRTLQVAEGAQGRVSLIAVKLADPRNAARAADVLSQRLNVEAQTQSELLAFIDRALRISDAVRFGISLIALIVGGLAVANTVMMGVFERTREFGTLRAMGARPALVRRLVLTESLLLALAGGMGGLLLGLLGIWGVNAYTQRLAGIDAAALTPRLTLLALGISLLLGLLSGLLPARSASRLQITEALGRI; encoded by the coding sequence GTGAAGGGAGCTGATCTGTGGGCACTGGCGTGGCGCGGCCTGTTGCGGCGGCCGGTGCGAACGCTGCTGACTGCGCTCGGCATCACGGTGGCGGTCGCCAGCATGGTGGTGTTTTTGTCGTTGGGCGAGGGCATCCGCAAGGTGTTTACCTCTGAGCTCGGTGGCCTCGGGCCGGACGTGCAGGTGAGCCTCAACGGTCTCACGCAGGGCTTTACCCCGCAGCCCAACCTGCCGGAATCGACGGCGAAAGACATTCAGGCTCTGGCCCAGGAACTGGGGATTCAGTCGGTGACGCCGGTGGTGATGAGCGTGCGGGGAAGCCTGGACGTCACGCAGAGCGTGATTCTGTATGGCCTTCCCGCCGCTCAGGGTGTCGCGGCCATCTTTCCGCAGGTGCGCCCCGAAGTGGGACGGCTGCTCACGGCCGAGGACGAGGGCCGGGAGGTGGCGCTGGTCGGAGCCAAAGCCGCCCAAAACCTGCATCTCAAGGTGGGCTCGGTCCTGAACCTGAACCGGCGCTCCCGAGTGAAGGTGGTGGGTGTGCTTGCGCCGGAATCGGGGTTGGTGGATAACTTCATCTTCCTGCCAATTCGTACCCTGCAGGTGGCCGAGGGCGCTCAGGGACGGGTATCGCTCATCGCTGTGAAGCTCGCCGACCCGCGAAATGCCGCGCGGGCGGCCGATGTGCTCTCGCAACGGTTGAATGTGGAGGCGCAGACGCAGTCGGAACTGCTCGCCTTTATCGACCGGGCGCTGAGGATCAGTGACGCTGTGCGCTTCGGCATCAGCCTGATCGCGCTGATCGTGGGGGGGTTGGCGGTGGCGAACACGGTGATGATGGGCGTCTTCGAGCGCACCCGCGAATTCGGAACGCTGCGGGCCATGGGAGCGCGGCCCGCGTTGGTGCGTCGGCTGGTGCTGACCGAATCGCTGCTGCTGGCGCTGGCAGGCGGAATGGGGGGGCTTTTGCTGGGGCTGCTGGGTATCTGGGGTGTCAACGCGTACACGCAGCGCCTCGCGGGGATCGACGCCGCTGCCCTGACGCCCCGACTGACGCTGCTGGCTCTGGGCATCAGCCTGCTCTTGGGCCTCTTGTCGGGGTTGCTCCCCGCGCGCAGTGCGAGCCGCCTCCAGATCACCGAGGCACTGGGACGGATCTGA
- the alr gene encoding alanine racemase yields the protein MLARAQALISESALWGNLTALARRAGVRLLLPVKAEAYGHGLETVVRLAAGHPDVWGFAVAVPREAATLAALLPGKPVLLLTPPAPEEVGPLADLGVRLPVASLAEANRLPPHARAHLKVDTGMNRLGARPEEAVAVGWRLAERGLLEGAYTHFATADEPDLRFAREQFARFQAVLAALPPVLAHAANGGGILSFGALPGMSLARPGLAAYGFAPPHLRSQAPLRPVMTLRARVTHVHSVYSGETVSYGGLWRAQQETTVATVGLGYADGYPRNATGQAQVLIGGERRPVLGRICMDQMMVDVTGLNVQVGDWVEFWGRGAITVSDVACWGGTVEYEVLTGVGSRVERVAEG from the coding sequence ATGCTGGCACGAGCGCAGGCCCTGATCTCCGAATCCGCCCTTTGGGGTAACCTCACGGCCTTGGCTCGGCGGGCCGGGGTCAGGCTGTTGCTGCCCGTCAAGGCCGAAGCCTATGGCCACGGCCTGGAGACCGTGGTTCGTCTCGCAGCGGGCCACCCGGACGTGTGGGGCTTTGCGGTCGCGGTGCCGCGTGAAGCGGCGACCCTGGCCGCCCTGCTTCCGGGCAAACCGGTTCTGCTGCTGACCCCGCCCGCGCCGGAGGAGGTGGGGCCGCTCGCGGACTTGGGGGTGCGCCTTCCCGTCGCGTCGCTGGCGGAGGCCAACCGGCTGCCCCCCCATGCCCGCGCCCACCTGAAGGTGGATACCGGGATGAACCGCCTGGGTGCTCGGCCCGAAGAAGCCGTCGCGGTGGGCTGGCGCCTGGCAGAACGTGGCCTGCTCGAGGGCGCCTACACCCACTTTGCCACCGCCGACGAGCCGGACCTACGTTTTGCTCGGGAGCAGTTTGCGCGCTTTCAGGCTGTCTTGGCTGCCCTGCCCCCCGTGCTCGCGCACGCAGCCAACGGCGGCGGCATCCTGAGTTTTGGGGCGCTTCCCGGCATGAGCCTGGCCCGGCCGGGTCTGGCCGCCTACGGCTTTGCGCCCCCTCATCTGCGCTCACAAGCTCCGCTTCGGCCTGTGATGACCCTCAGGGCCCGGGTCACGCACGTTCATTCTGTGTATTCCGGCGAGACCGTCAGTTACGGCGGGTTGTGGCGAGCCCAGCAGGAAACCACCGTTGCCACGGTGGGTCTCGGCTACGCGGACGGCTATCCCCGCAACGCCACCGGGCAGGCCCAGGTCCTGATCGGCGGTGAACGTCGGCCCGTGCTGGGCCGCATCTGTATGGATCAGATGATGGTGGACGTGACCGGCCTGAACGTGCAGGTGGGTGACTGGGTGGAGTTCTGGGGCCGCGGCGCAATCACGGTGAGTGACGTCGCGTGTTGGGGCGGAACCGTCGAGTACGAGGTACTCACCGGCGTGGGTTCCCGGGTCGAGCGGGTGGCAGAAGGCTGA
- a CDS encoding S9 family peptidase: MRGVLFLLVFTLLAALPVPARAADVPFPLPKEPDTVRLDRVSGPSFLRVPPACYRQECALVIVSHPRGQTAERLHSSPQIAELVRALLDVPLAVLLSDDGGPNTWGSPAALDQVASLRDEAVTHFAFNGRTYALGLSMGGLLALRSALPGSPYPVSGVALIDAWVDLRAAWGTSGQRRAEIGAAYGLTGEPDPSLNPLAGAEAAPPLPLLVLASPEDTTVPARSNAERLFVRAEPHVSEFVKMSGPHLGGNRFSPATAQHLASFFRRLEARAAEQARRR, encoded by the coding sequence ATGCGCGGCGTCCTTTTTCTCCTGGTGTTCACGCTGCTCGCGGCCCTGCCGGTCCCGGCCCGCGCCGCCGATGTTCCCTTTCCCTTGCCCAAAGAGCCCGATACGGTCCGGCTGGACCGCGTGAGTGGGCCGTCGTTCCTGCGGGTGCCGCCGGCCTGCTACCGCCAGGAGTGCGCGCTGGTGATCGTCTCACACCCCCGCGGACAGACGGCGGAGCGCCTGCACAGCAGCCCGCAGATCGCCGAGCTCGTTCGTGCGCTGCTGGACGTGCCGCTTGCCGTGTTGCTGAGCGATGACGGGGGACCGAACACCTGGGGCAGCCCTGCCGCCCTGGATCAGGTGGCGAGCCTGCGGGATGAGGCGGTCACACACTTCGCCTTTAATGGCCGCACCTACGCCCTGGGCCTGAGCATGGGTGGCCTGCTGGCCCTGCGCAGCGCCCTGCCCGGCAGTCCCTACCCAGTGTCGGGGGTGGCCCTGATCGACGCCTGGGTCGACCTGCGCGCTGCCTGGGGGACCAGCGGCCAACGCCGCGCCGAGATCGGCGCCGCGTACGGCCTGACGGGGGAACCCGACCCGAGCCTCAATCCCCTCGCTGGGGCGGAGGCGGCTCCCCCGCTTCCCCTCCTCGTGCTCGCCAGCCCGGAAGACACCACGGTGCCCGCGCGCAGCAACGCCGAACGTCTGTTCGTGCGGGCCGAACCCCACGTCAGCGAGTTTGTGAAGATGAGTGGGCCGCACCTGGGCGGGAACCGGTTCTCGCCGGCCACGGCCCAGCACCTCGCGAGCTTCTTTCGGCGTTTAGAAGCCCGGGCGGCAGAGCAGGCCCGCCGGCGGTAG
- the fni gene encoding type 2 isopentenyl-diphosphate Delta-isomerase, translated as MTNTPPGGIQARKLRHIEACLRPESQYADVTTGLERLSWPYRALPEINLEDVELNTPFLGRRLRAPLLIGAMTGGAERGAGINRNLATAAQRLGLGMMLGSQRVMLERPEVAASFQVRDVAPGILLVGNLGAAQFTLGYGVAEAQRAVSLVGADALAIHVNPLQEALQAGGDTRWSGVVARLAEVVPALPFPVLLKEVGHGLDVTTIRAVAEVGFAAFDVAGAGGTSWARVEQLVRYGAVLTPDLCEVGIPTARALADARRAVPGVPLIASGGIRTGLDAARALALGAQVVAVARPLLAPALESAEAVEAWLTRFLDELRVALFVGGFARVEAVRGQLAETA; from the coding sequence GTGACCAACACTCCTCCCGGCGGCATTCAGGCACGCAAGCTGCGGCATATCGAGGCATGTCTGCGTCCGGAGAGCCAGTACGCCGACGTGACCACCGGGCTAGAGCGGCTCTCCTGGCCCTACCGCGCCCTGCCCGAAATCAACCTGGAGGATGTGGAGCTCAACACGCCGTTTCTGGGACGGCGGCTGCGTGCCCCCCTCCTGATCGGGGCCATGACGGGTGGAGCCGAACGGGGCGCAGGCATCAACCGCAACCTGGCCACCGCCGCGCAGCGCCTCGGGCTAGGGATGATGCTGGGTTCGCAGCGGGTGATGCTTGAACGGCCAGAGGTGGCCGCCAGCTTTCAGGTGCGGGACGTCGCCCCCGGCATCCTGCTCGTCGGGAACCTCGGAGCGGCGCAGTTTACGCTGGGCTACGGGGTGGCCGAGGCCCAGCGGGCGGTGAGCCTGGTCGGGGCAGATGCCCTGGCCATCCACGTCAACCCTCTTCAGGAGGCGCTGCAAGCGGGGGGCGACACACGTTGGAGCGGGGTCGTGGCCCGGCTGGCGGAGGTGGTCCCGGCCCTGCCCTTTCCTGTCCTCTTAAAGGAGGTGGGGCACGGCCTGGACGTCACGACCATCCGTGCGGTCGCTGAGGTGGGGTTTGCGGCGTTTGACGTCGCGGGTGCGGGCGGCACAAGTTGGGCCCGCGTCGAACAACTCGTGCGGTACGGCGCGGTCCTCACGCCCGACCTGTGCGAGGTGGGCATTCCCACGGCCCGAGCCCTCGCGGATGCCCGGCGTGCCGTTCCCGGCGTGCCCCTGATCGCGTCCGGCGGGATTCGCACGGGTCTGGACGCCGCCCGCGCCCTGGCCCTGGGCGCGCAGGTGGTCGCGGTGGCCCGCCCCCTCCTCGCACCTGCCCTGGAGAGCGCGGAGGCCGTGGAGGCGTGGCTGACCCGGTTTCTGGACGAGCTGCGGGTGGCCCTCTTTGTGGGCGGATTCGCCCGTGTGGAGGCGGTGCGCGGGCAACTCGCCGAAACGGCGTGA